A single region of the Candidatus Zixiibacteriota bacterium genome encodes:
- a CDS encoding extracellular solute-binding protein, with the protein MMRLVAALAAVWCLGGVSVAFAQDAALVQAAKKEGKVVWYTSLAIPSSTAIAHAFRTKYPGVDVEVHRTGSQRVLQRVMQEAGAGIKNADIIHTSDAGHFVLLKEKGMLLKYTPRGVEPFPSGFKDKDGYYFGMRATLSVIAHNPKVVPEKDAPKTWKDLLNSKWKGRMVSAHPGYSGIIMTHVLALVNLYGWDYFRDLAKNSLHLVQSANDPAGVVASGERPIGVNGAEYFYYKTLKQGNPIKIVYPAEGVPLVVSPVAVAKDAPHPNAAKLFMEFIFARESQQLLADREGLYTGHPAVTYPPDKPKLKDLKLLNADPDELEKRNAEIKKRFTQFFGA; encoded by the coding sequence ATGATGAGGCTCGTTGCCGCGCTGGCGGCCGTTTGGTGTCTCGGCGGCGTGTCGGTCGCTTTCGCCCAGGATGCCGCGCTCGTCCAGGCCGCGAAAAAAGAGGGCAAGGTCGTCTGGTACACCTCTCTGGCGATCCCTTCCTCGACCGCGATCGCGCACGCGTTCCGCACGAAATACCCGGGCGTCGACGTCGAGGTCCATCGCACGGGGTCGCAGCGCGTGCTGCAGAGGGTGATGCAGGAGGCCGGAGCGGGCATCAAGAACGCCGACATCATCCATACGTCCGACGCCGGCCATTTCGTGCTGCTCAAGGAAAAGGGAATGCTGCTCAAGTACACGCCGCGCGGGGTAGAGCCTTTTCCCTCCGGATTCAAGGACAAGGACGGCTATTACTTCGGAATGAGGGCGACGCTCTCGGTGATCGCGCACAACCCGAAGGTCGTGCCCGAAAAAGACGCGCCGAAGACCTGGAAAGACCTGCTCAACTCGAAATGGAAGGGCAGGATGGTGAGCGCCCATCCCGGGTACAGCGGGATCATCATGACGCACGTGCTCGCTCTGGTGAACCTCTACGGCTGGGACTACTTTCGCGATCTGGCGAAAAACAGCCTGCACCTGGTGCAGTCGGCCAACGATCCCGCCGGCGTGGTGGCGTCGGGGGAGCGCCCGATCGGCGTGAACGGGGCGGAGTACTTCTATTACAAGACGCTCAAGCAGGGAAATCCGATCAAGATCGTCTACCCGGCGGAGGGAGTCCCGCTCGTGGTCTCCCCGGTGGCCGTCGCCAAGGACGCTCCGCACCCCAACGCCGCAAAGCTCTTCATGGAGTTCATCTTCGCCCGCGAATCGCAACAGCTGCTCGCCGATCGTGAGGGGCTGTACACCGGTCATCCGGCCGTCACCTATCCGCCGGACAAGCCGAAACTGAAGGACCTCAAGCTCCTGAACGCGGATCCCGACGAGCTCGAGAAGAGAAACGCCGAGATCAAGAAGCGGTTCACGCAGTTTTTCGGCGCGTAA